Genomic DNA from Verrucomicrobiota bacterium:
GGGACTGAGGAAACATGGACCGCAAGGTTGCGTGCGCCTCAGTCCTACTCGACCATAGGCTTTATTGATGTACATGGTTATGTGCTCAGGGGTGGAGGAATTCCCCTCGCGCTGATTATAGTAGCAGTGTCAAGATGTGCCCTGTTAGTAATACCTCAAATCATTCTGTTTGAACCAGGTTTGTTTTTTGGGCACACTTTTCAACAAATATGCTTAGTTCGCTGTCACAAGTAGGCATCCGTGAAAATCACCGCCGTGGTGTCGTTGCCACCGAAGCCTAAACCAGGATGACTTCGTTATGATGCTGGCAAAAACGCAGGTGGCCCCCAGTGGGATTCACGGGATGGGCCTGTTTGCCGTGGAATTCATTCCGCGTGGGACGCCGATCTGGCGGTTCCAGCCGGGCTTTGACCAGGAGTTTACGCCGGAGCAGTTCGACCGCCTGCCGCCAGAGGCGCAAGCGCATCTCCATTGGTTCGCTTTCTTCAGCCGGGAGAACGGGCGGGCCATCCTCAGTGGCGATCATGCCTGTTTCATGAATCATGCCAGCCAGCCCAATACCGGCGCGCTGCCCGAGGCTGCGCTCGCCATCACTACCGTTGCTTTGCGCGAGATAGCCGCCGGCGAGGAAATCACCTGCGATTATTATGCCTTCGATGCCAAAGCGGCGGCGAAGCTTGGCAGTTGAGTCTTAATTCGTTGCCGCCGGGAGAAATTTGAATCCGAACGTCAGAAGCATGGAGATTTGTATCCATTACGCTTGCTAAGCATCCTCGTTATTGTACATTATGGACAACGTAGCGGAGAAATTGGACGCCAATATTGGGGGTGTCCAACGCAAACGTTGCCAATGCGGGTTAACCAAAGATCAAAACCATGAATGTGTTCCTTGTGTACGTCGGCGATGATGACTTCAGCCGGGTACTACCCGAGGAACAGTCGTCAAAATCCGCCGATGGGCGGGTCAAGGTAATGGCGTTTCCACCGTTGGGGATTCAAACCCTGGCACCCGTGTTGCGCCAACGGGGGCACCAGGTGCGAATGTTCGATACCTGCCACCCGCAGATGAAAGCCGACGACATCGCCCAAGCCATCCGCCAGGAACAGCCGAAGGTCATCGCCCTCTCCTTTCTCTCCACCACCACCTACCCGGCAGTCAAGCACATGGCCCGGCGGCTCAAAGCAGAAGCGGCCAACATCCCGATCATCGTCGGCGGCGCGTTCGCCACGTTGAACGCAGACCGCATCCTGGAGGATTGCGCGGACATTGATTGCGTGGGCCGGGGCGAAGGGGAGGAACTGCTGCCCGATTATCTGGAGCACCTCGACGCGCCCGGATCGGTGGCAGGGTTAGTCTGGCGTTCCAACGGCAAAGTCATCACGAACGCTCCGCGCCCGCTCATTCGGGACCTGGACCAGTATCCCTATCCCGACCGGACCAGTCTGCCGATTGATTACATTGAGTCCCTGCCCCTGGATGTGCCAGCGGTGCTCTCGCTGGACAAGTTCTGCACGGTGCAAACGTCGCGCGGTTGCCCGTACTCCTGCATCTACTGCGATATTCCGTCGCTCGGCGAAGGACGCTGGCGAAGCCGTTCCCCAGCGCATTTGCTGGGAGAACTGCAACAGTTGAACGATCAGGGCTACCGCTCGATTTACCTCACCGATGATCATTTCCTGATCAACCGCAAACGCATTGATGAAATTTGCCGCGGCATCATCGCGCGCAAACTGGCGTTCCACTGGGGCTGCGAAGGCCGGGTGGATTCCATGGGCATTGAGCAACTGCCGATCATGCGCGAGGCGGGTTGCGATTTTCTGGCGTTCGGCGTGGAGACCGGATCGCAAAAGGTCATGGACCGGCTCAACAAGAAGCAGACCCTCGCAGAGGTGGAGCACGCCGTCCGGGAAGCCAAGCGGCAGGGCATCGCCCGGGTCCACGGCTTCTTTGTCGTCGGCTCGCCCGATGAAACGGAAGCGGACATCGCGGCCAGCTTCCGCTTCGCCGCGCGGTTGGAATTGGATACGTTTGGTTTCAACCGATTGTGCGCCTATCGCGGGACGCCGCTTTGGAAGGAATACGTGGCGCGCGGCATCATTGATGATGAGCGGGATTGGCATAAATGGTTCAAGTGCTCAGATATTGATCCCACCACCCTGGCGAGCGCGGAGGTGAACCGGCTGCGCGCAAAAGGTTATGGCCGGCTGTTCCTCCAGCGCATTTTCATGCGACCATTCCGCACCTGGAAACTCCTGCGGGCGTTTGGCCGGCACATGAAGACCACTGATATTCTTAAATTACTGTCCAGCCCGTTCCGCCGCCGCACGCTGACCCGCAAACCTGAACTCCCGGCCCGCATGATTGATGCCGGCCTGGAACATCCGGTGCGGCCACCGGTCAGTGCCACCTGCTGAAAGGCGGGTTCTTCGCTGTTTTCGGTGGAATACGCAGTGGAATCCCGAAGTCCGAATCCCGAATCCCGAAAGAAATCCGAATTCCGAGATCCGAAAACAAGCCACATCCATGAGGGGAGCCACCGACGCCTGTGGCCGTCGCCGGGCTGGAAAAACGCCGCGTTTCAACGTGAAAAGCGAACCGGCCACCAACCGCGTGCCAGCCATCGGATTCCGGCTTCGGTATTCGGTATTCTTTCGGTTTTCGGCCCTCGGATTTCGGATTTAGCTGGCCCCCATTCCGTTCAAAATAGCGAGAAGCCTTGGAATATCACGGCCTGATCCGTAAGTTCCCGGCGTTATTGGGCTTCCACCGCCGGCGCCGTCTTGAGTTTGCGCGGCGGATCGAGATACCGAAACGCGTTGTTGGGGTTGCCATTATCGTAGGCGAACGCGTCGCGATGATTCAGGAAGTATTTCACCAGTTCCACCGGGATGGCAAAGCCAAGACCTTCGCCGAAGTTGATTTTCATGTTCGTCACTCCGATCACCTCGCCCCGCAGGTTGAACAGCGGCCCGCCGCTATTGCCGGGGTTGATCTGCGCGGTCGTCTGCAAATACAACTGCCCCTGCATCTCGCGCGTCTTGGTGCTCAGGATGCCCTCGGTGACCGTGCGTTCCAAACCCAAGGGACTCCCGATGGCAAACACCCGTTCGCCCACCGCTAGCAGGTCGGCATCGCCCAACAGCACCTTCGCAAACCTGGGGGCATCCGCGTCTTCGATCTTCAGCAGCGCCAGATCGGCGAACTTATTGATCGCCACGATGCGCGTTTGCTTGAAGGTCCGGCGTTCCAGTTGCCCGGCGCCTTGCTGATAGACTTCCACGGAAATCTGGGTTTCCCCTTCGATTACATGAAAGTTGGTGATCAGGTATCCCTCTTCCTGGATGATGAAGCCCGAGCCCAAGCCGCCGGGGGTGCGCACCTGCACCACCGACTGCCCGAGTTGGGACACCAACTCCCGCACCGAACGCTCGGCGGGCAGAGAGCTGGCGGTGCTATACAAACCGGATTTGACTTCGGCAGTGACAACCACCGCGTTAGTGGCGCTGCGGGCTTCCAGCGGGTCATTCTTGATGATCTTGGAAATCTGGTTGCGCGGGATGGCCAGCATGGTGTACCCGAGGTCCACGAACACCTGGTCCTTCTTTTCCGCAATGATTTTGCCGGTAATCGCGGCTTTGTCTTTCAATTGAATGACTTCCGCGTTCATTCCGGCGGTCGCGCCCAGCAGCACGCCCAACATGGCAGTACGCACGTTCATGTGCGGTAAGGTATCCAGTCTTGCGCGGTTCGACAAGGCAGGACCGGGGAAAATTTCAAACGCACCGCCCGCGCCAGAGTGCGGGCACCGCCATTGCGGTTGCGTGGTCAGCCCCGATGCTGAGCGCGTTCACCACTTATTGCGATCCTTTGGTATAAGCATGGCACCGCTGAATAGAGCCGATGGCGCTAATGTTTTTTCTATAAATTCCCATTGACTCACAGACAAAAATGGCGCAAACCTACTCTCGTGAGCCGTGTTTCTGACAATCGCAGGTCAGCCAGCCCGCGCCAACGCGCGGAGACCAAGGCTGATGCCATGGCCAAACGTCGGCAGGCCACGCCCGCTCCTGTCGAGAACCAGCAGACGCTCCACGAATTGCAAGTCCATAAAATCGAACTGGAGGCGCAGAACCAGGAACTGCAACGGACCCAGCAGGACCTCGAAGCCAATGCCCAACAAATCGCCGAGCGCAACTACCTGCTTGCCAGCGCCGCCCGCATCGCCCACCTGGGCACATGGAAATGGAACTTCCACGACAACTCGAACGAATGGTCCGAGGAACAATTCCACATCTTTGGCGTAGCCCGGACTGTGCAACCCTGCGCGGAGGTCTTCTATAACGCGCTGCACCCGGATGACCGCGACACGGTAAAGCAAGCCATTGCGCAAACCCTCGCCGGCATCCGCCCCTATGAGATCGAGTGCCGGGTAGTCTGGCCCAGCGGGGAAATCAGGCATGTCCTTTGCCAGGGCGAAGTGGAACGGGACCCCGCCGGCAAACAAATCGCCATGATCGGCACCGTGCTGGACATCACCGAACGCAAGCGCATGGAGGAGGCACTGCGGAAGAGCGAGCAGGAGTTCCGCACCCTGGCTGAAGCGGTACCGCAAATGATCTGGGCCACCCGGCCCGATGGGGAGAACATTTATTGCAACCAAAAGTGGGTGGATTATACCGGTCTGACGCTGGAGGAAATCATTGGCGATGGCTGGAGCAAGCCGTTTCACCCGGACGACCAACAGCGCGCACGGGACGCCTCGCAACTGGCCACGCAAAACGGCTCCCCGTATTCACTGGAATGCCGGCTGCGCCGTGCCGATGGCGCCTACCGCTGGTGGCTGATCCGGGGTGTACCGTTCCGCAACCCAAGCGGCGAGATTATCAAATGGTTCGGCACTTGTACGGACATCGAAGACCACAAACACGCGGAAGAGGCGCTACGCGAGAGCGCGGAGCGTCTGCAATTTGTATTGCAGGGAAGCCAACTGGGATTCTGGGATTGGAACCTTGCCACCAACGAGGTCAAGCGAAACGACCAGTGGGCCAACATGCTCGGTTACCAACTTCATGAGATTGAGTTTAGCGTCAAACAGTGGATTGACTTTGTTCATCCGGATGACCAAGCCAGGGCTCTTCAGGCGGTTCAGGATCATCTTGAGGGGCGAACACCGACACACCGAATTGAATACCGGATGCGCACGAAGGATGGACACTATAAGTGGATTTTTGATCAAGCCCAAGTGGTGAAACGGGATTCCAACGGACGCGCCCTGCGGATGAGCGGAACCCACACCGACATCGAACATCTCAAACGCGCCGAGGCCGAGCGAGAGCGGCTG
This window encodes:
- a CDS encoding SET domain-containing protein; the protein is MMLAKTQVAPSGIHGMGLFAVEFIPRGTPIWRFQPGFDQEFTPEQFDRLPPEAQAHLHWFAFFSRENGRAILSGDHACFMNHASQPNTGALPEAALAITTVALREIAAGEEITCDYYAFDAKAAAKLGS
- a CDS encoding radical SAM protein encodes the protein MNVFLVYVGDDDFSRVLPEEQSSKSADGRVKVMAFPPLGIQTLAPVLRQRGHQVRMFDTCHPQMKADDIAQAIRQEQPKVIALSFLSTTTYPAVKHMARRLKAEAANIPIIVGGAFATLNADRILEDCADIDCVGRGEGEELLPDYLEHLDAPGSVAGLVWRSNGKVITNAPRPLIRDLDQYPYPDRTSLPIDYIESLPLDVPAVLSLDKFCTVQTSRGCPYSCIYCDIPSLGEGRWRSRSPAHLLGELQQLNDQGYRSIYLTDDHFLINRKRIDEICRGIIARKLAFHWGCEGRVDSMGIEQLPIMREAGCDFLAFGVETGSQKVMDRLNKKQTLAEVEHAVREAKRQGIARVHGFFVVGSPDETEADIAASFRFAARLELDTFGFNRLCAYRGTPLWKEYVARGIIDDERDWHKWFKCSDIDPTTLASAEVNRLRAKGYGRLFLQRIFMRPFRTWKLLRAFGRHMKTTDILKLLSSPFRRRTLTRKPELPARMIDAGLEHPVRPPVSATC
- a CDS encoding trypsin-like peptidase domain-containing protein, with protein sequence MNVRTAMLGVLLGATAGMNAEVIQLKDKAAITGKIIAEKKDQVFVDLGYTMLAIPRNQISKIIKNDPLEARSATNAVVVTAEVKSGLYSTASSLPAERSVRELVSQLGQSVVQVRTPGGLGSGFIIQEEGYLITNFHVIEGETQISVEVYQQGAGQLERRTFKQTRIVAINKFADLALLKIEDADAPRFAKVLLGDADLLAVGERVFAIGSPLGLERTVTEGILSTKTREMQGQLYLQTTAQINPGNSGGPLFNLRGEVIGVTNMKINFGEGLGFAIPVELVKYFLNHRDAFAYDNGNPNNAFRYLDPPRKLKTAPAVEAQ
- a CDS encoding PAS domain-containing protein, whose protein sequence is MSRVSDNRRSASPRQRAETKADAMAKRRQATPAPVENQQTLHELQVHKIELEAQNQELQRTQQDLEANAQQIAERNYLLASAARIAHLGTWKWNFHDNSNEWSEEQFHIFGVARTVQPCAEVFYNALHPDDRDTVKQAIAQTLAGIRPYEIECRVVWPSGEIRHVLCQGEVERDPAGKQIAMIGTVLDITERKRMEEALRKSEQEFRTLAEAVPQMIWATRPDGENIYCNQKWVDYTGLTLEEIIGDGWSKPFHPDDQQRARDASQLATQNGSPYSLECRLRRADGAYRWWLIRGVPFRNPSGEIIKWFGTCTDIEDHKHAEEALRESAERLQFVLQGSQLGFWDWNLATNEVKRNDQWANMLGYQLHEIEFSVKQWIDFVHPDDQARALQAVQDHLEGRTPTHRIEYRMRTKDGHYKWIFDQAQVVKRDSNGRALRMSGTHTDIEHLKRAEAERERLEAQNRQLQKAESLGRMAGAIAHHFNNQLQAVMMNLDMATDELPHNAGASQYLAEAMQAARKAAEVSRLMVTYLGLTQVKHELLDLAGVYQRYLPMLRAVIPQHVILKTDLPAPGPSIQANANQLQQVLTNLLTNAWEASGDKPETIRVTVKTVPANDIPTVNRFPIDYQLRDEAYACLEVADAGTGIPESDIEKIFDPFFTTKFTGRGMGLAATLGIVRAHHGAITVESEPGRGSIFRVFIPLAAKAVPPTSDPMGKATTPEMACTVLLVEDELTSRNVVAIALKRMGFTVLTAADGVEAVELFRQHQAIIRCVLCDLTMPRMNGWETLTALRQLAPGLPVILASGYGEDQVMEGHHPEMPQAFLGKPYELKELRQTLARVLAPATD